The proteins below are encoded in one region of Tiliqua scincoides isolate rTilSci1 chromosome 7, rTilSci1.hap2, whole genome shotgun sequence:
- the PLEKHG7 gene encoding pleckstrin homology domain-containing family G member 7: MQKPVTKYSFEVSEETNIEEQCYILKVTEPWEDNLDVIGKNDLENDVFSSYDVEMKLCPTDTKRRYGFSDHLLKVPSMEYDDGDTICQFDRHAPARISTSPTLRRLRNSTPSISQVFPLQDDPASTPPGNQKQRSDSFVPVCQAPPLCSEQLSSSSNTNSLLPKDNCTSLDTMHIFSRQKDGFSGYQTLQGKGELNASSPSEEQNPQECVQQDVKSSSPFSFMKNNLSCLTFFQTLETHNASLSCSAGRRHSSVVVSLPGLEMFPGDLMISDSAAEFLYSSASQQCAESKKPWWPFAKKGNSKDKRKQISDLENCLSALTIDISECSGYEFHSVKDKAWHEITKIHQVDQKAPDDPLDRKKKEAIWELFTTECTYLLDHLLVLKMIFMNTLKYLQSKEFLPDVDCGLLFANLEELNQVSLSFVTSFFSDIKDHLVNPTSSLDFIPVLTKYFQGNLCQSHQMYCLNYTSAVFYLEKLKKREDFGVYLKWCERNEQCQRRRLSELLVAPLHKLTRYPLLLKNIWKNTDTAEKAIISSIKEKVEKSIRDLEGKVKWLDNFQKFKQLQDILIWPPLWDQDKRFFVPECLKHVLRDNPNENILSPTKRSLLHEGRLTLAEHMRLIDVYLFLFDDLLLITKPNRHKKKAGASDASLISVCPFLTPELQSLVQEGGSCTVLDQPIPLDRLILKNIDSFHVTVVGLQNTFLIQHENRYQQYIAVFLLQAQTEAVKKAWISQIQTAISDFAKRHIPPHNAFLSLPAESSEI, from the exons ATGCAAAAACCAGTGACTAAGTATTCCTTTGAGGTCAGTGAGGAAACCAATATAGAAGAACAGTGTTACATACTTAAGGTGACTGAACCATGGGAAGACAATTTGGATGTGATAGGAAAGAATGACTTGGAAAATGATGTGTTCTCTTCCTACGACGTTGAGATGAAGTTGTGTCCTACAGATACCAAGAGGAGGTATGGATTTAGTGATCATCTCTTGAAAGTCCCATCCATGGAGTACGATGATGGTGACACCATTTGCCAGTTTGACAGGCATGCTCCAGCAAGAATTTCTACTTCTCCAACACTGAGGAGGCTAAGAAACAGCACACCATCAATCTCTCAAGTGTTTCCACTCCAGGATGACCCTGCAAGCACTCCGCCAGGGAACCAGAAGCAGCGATCTGACTCTTTTGTTCCTGTTTGTCAAGCTCCTCCCTTATGTTCTGAGCAGTTGTCTTCCTCCTCAAACACAAATTCACTCTTGCCAAAGGACAACTGTACATCTCTTGACACCATGCACATTTTCTCACGTCAGAAAGATGGTTTCAGTGGTTATCAAACACTGCAGGGAAAAGGGGAGCTCAATGCTTCTTCCCCATCTGAAGAACAGAATCCTCAGGAATGTGTTCAG CAAGACGTGAAAAGTTCCAGTCCGTTTTCTTTCATGAAGAATAACTTATCATGCCTTACTTTCTTTCAGACACTAGAAACACATAATGCTAG TCTCAGCTGCTCAGCAGGACGTAGACACAGCTCAGTAGTGGTGAGTCTACCTGGACTCGAAATGTTCCCAGGAGACCTGATGATATCAGACAGTGCTGCGGAATTCTTATACAGTTCTGCATCGCAGCAGTGTGCAG AATCCAAGAAGCCTTGGTGGCCATTTGCTAAGAAAGGAAAT AGTAAAGACAAACGCAAACAAATATCAGATCTGGAAAACTGCCTTTCTGCTCTAACCATAGATATTTCAGAGTGCAGTGGCTATGAATTTCACAGTGTTAAG GATAAAGCTTGGCATGAAATCACAAAGATTCATCAGGTTGATCAAAAAGCCCCTGATGATCCATtagacagaaagaaaaaagaagcaataTGGGAGCTTTTCACAACCGAATGCACTTATCTTCTTGATCATCTACTGGTTCTGAAAATG ATCTTTATGAATACATTAAAGTACCTGCAAAGCAAGGAGTTCCTCCCAGATGTGGACTGTGGGCTACTTTTTGCAAACTTGGAGGAGTTAAATCAG GTAAGCCTCAGCTTTGTCACCAGTTTCTTTAGTGATATAAAGGATCACCTGGTCAATCCTACATCGTCCTTAGATTTCATCCCTGTGCTCACAAAG TATTTCCAAGGAAACCTGTGTCAGAGCCACCAGATGTACTGCCTGAATTACACCTCTGCTGTCTTTTACTTGGAAAAGCTGAAGAAAAGAGAAGACTTTGGAGTCTATTTGAAA TGGTGTGAACGCAACGAGCAGTGCCAGCGACGCCGTCTATCAGAACTTCTGGTTGCACCTTTACACAAATTGACTCGCTATCCCCTCCTCCTGAAGAACATCTGGAAAAATACTGATACAGCAGAGAAGGCCATCATCAGTTCAATTAAAGAGAAGGTGGAAAAATCGATAA GGGATTTGGAAGGGAAAGTGAAGTGGCTGGATAATTTCCAGAAATTTAAACAGCTTCAGGACATTCTAATTTGGCCTCCACTTTGGGATCAAGACAAAAGATTTTTTGTTCCTGAG TGTCTCAAGCACGTACTAAGGGACAACCCAAATGAAAACATCTTGTCGCCTACAAAGAGATCCCTGCTTCATGAGGGGAGACTAACTCTTGCAG AACATATGCGACTCATTGATGTCTACCTGTTTCTGTTTGATGATTTGCTATTGATTACAAAACCAAACCGTCACAAAAAG AAAGCTGGGGCTTCTGATGCCAGTTTAATCTCTGTCTGCCCTTTCCTCACACCCGAGTTGCAGTCTTTGGTCCAGGAAGGTGGTTCTTGCACAGTTCTTGATCAGCCTATTCCATTAGACAGACTGatattaaaaaatattgattCATTTCATGTAACAG TTGTCGGACTACAAAACACTTTCCTAATACAACATGAAAACAGATATCAACAGTATATAGCAGTCTTCTTACTGCAAGCACAGACTGAGGCTGTCAAG AAAGCATGGATTTCTCAGATACAGACGGCAATCTCAGATTTTGCAAAGAGACACATACCTCCCCATAACGCATTTCTCAGTTTACCAGCTGAATCATCTGAAATTTAA